A stretch of the Candidatus Omnitrophota bacterium genome encodes the following:
- the greA gene encoding transcription elongation factor GreA: protein MENIYLTQQGYTKLKNELEYLKTKKRRQLSEEIGKARALGDISENAEYDAAKDAQGMNEKRIFELENQLARARIIDQSRISSNEALIGATVTVKDIDTGENESYTLVSEAESDFSKGMISVSSPVGKALLGRKKDETVEINVPAGTLKYKIINIERR from the coding sequence ATGGAAAATATTTACCTGACACAACAAGGCTATACCAAGCTAAAAAATGAGCTTGAATATTTGAAAACAAAAAAAAGGCGCCAGCTGTCTGAAGAGATAGGCAAAGCCCGCGCTCTCGGAGATATAAGCGAAAACGCCGAATACGACGCGGCGAAAGACGCCCAGGGCATGAATGAGAAAAGGATATTTGAGCTGGAAAATCAATTGGCCAGGGCCAGGATAATTGACCAATCGCGCATATCCTCAAACGAAGCCCTTATCGGGGCCACTGTGACTGTTAAGGATATTGACACCGGCGAAAATGAATCCTATACCCTTGTTTCCGAAGCTGAATCCGATTTTTCAAAAGGAATGATATCGGTATCCTCACCCGTAGGCAAGGCCCTTCTTGGCAGAAAAAAAGACGAAACCGTTGAGATTAATGTGCCTGCTGGCACTTTAAAATACAAAATAATAAATATTGAAAGGAGGTGA
- a CDS encoding Bax inhibitor-1/YccA family protein, whose amino-acid sequence MMRSGNPALRGDVFGHSPAFAKTSGVMTIQGTVNKAFLMALIVILSASLVWNRPAAAAAFLLPSVIAGLIIAIITVFKKEYSAYTAPIYALTQGIVLGSISAFFETSYPGIVIQAVGLTLSTLLCMLIAYKTGAIRATEGFKLGVMAATGGIALFYAASLIMGFFGFNMGFIYSTTPMGIVFSAVVVVIAALNLVIDFDFIQKGAAYNAPGYMEWYSAFALMVTLIWLYLEILRLLSKTRNRW is encoded by the coding sequence ATGATGAGATCAGGCAATCCCGCGCTTAGAGGGGATGTTTTCGGCCATTCGCCTGCGTTTGCAAAAACATCCGGAGTGATGACCATACAAGGAACAGTAAACAAGGCTTTTTTAATGGCCCTTATTGTTATTTTGTCAGCCAGCCTTGTATGGAACAGGCCCGCGGCCGCGGCCGCTTTCTTACTGCCTTCAGTCATTGCCGGATTAATAATAGCGATTATAACGGTATTTAAAAAAGAATACTCCGCTTATACGGCGCCTATATACGCCTTAACGCAGGGTATTGTATTGGGTTCTATATCCGCGTTTTTTGAAACAAGTTATCCGGGTATAGTAATACAGGCCGTAGGGCTGACTCTATCAACCCTGCTGTGCATGTTGATAGCTTATAAGACCGGTGCCATCAGGGCTACTGAAGGATTTAAGCTCGGGGTAATGGCGGCGACGGGCGGAATAGCGCTTTTTTACGCGGCGAGCCTGATTATGGGTTTTTTTGGGTTCAATATGGGGTTTATTTACAGCACCACCCCGATGGGAATAGTTTTTAGCGCTGTTGTTGTAGTTATAGCAGCGCTTAATCTTGTAATTGATTTTGACTTTATCCAAAAAGGCGCCGCGTATAATGCTCCGGGGTATATGGAGTGGTATAGCGCCTTTGCCTTGATGGTCACGTTAATATGGCTTTATCTTGAAATCTTGAGACTGCTCTCAAAAACGCGCAACAGATGGTAA
- a CDS encoding class A beta-lactamase-related serine hydrolase: protein MTLSLKRGLIIKTSLIIILLASISAVSLHFFREYKIERGRWLQLEKSIFEKSENFRGQACIVIKDYNRGWQIKRNPEIKIAAASIVKIPIMAAILSCQQEKGFSLCDKVKLKRSDITGGSGILKNQRPGKEFSVKELIEMMVSISDNTATNILIKLLGFDFLNSWMKEAGLKNTNISRLMMDMALRDKGIENYTTAGDIALMLDKIYLNRLSDKDASLECLRILKTQKTRNRIPAKLPKGTVVAHKTGLENGVCHDAGIVFTEKGNFLICVLTGHKNRDSYKSRKFIAALAEMVYKYYMP, encoded by the coding sequence ATGACCCTGTCTTTGAAAAGAGGTCTCATAATAAAAACCTCATTAATCATTATACTCCTGGCATCCATATCAGCGGTATCTCTTCATTTCTTCAGGGAGTATAAAATAGAGAGGGGGCGGTGGTTACAGCTTGAAAAATCCATATTTGAAAAAAGTGAAAATTTCCGCGGACAGGCATGCATTGTTATAAAAGACTATAACCGGGGCTGGCAGATTAAGAGAAACCCCGAGATAAAAATTGCCGCCGCCAGTATTGTAAAAATCCCCATTATGGCGGCCATATTGTCCTGCCAGCAGGAAAAAGGTTTTTCATTATGCGATAAGGTAAAACTTAAAAGAAGCGATATAACAGGCGGTTCCGGCATCTTAAAAAATCAGCGTCCGGGAAAGGAATTCAGCGTAAAGGAACTTATAGAGATGATGGTCTCTATAAGTGATAATACCGCGACAAATATCCTGATAAAGCTTCTTGGTTTTGACTTTCTCAACTCATGGATGAAAGAGGCCGGATTAAAAAATACGAATATATCCAGATTGATGATGGATATGGCGTTAAGGGATAAGGGTATTGAAAATTATACTACGGCAGGCGATATCGCCTTAATGCTTGACAAAATATACCTAAACCGCCTCTCTGACAAGGATGCCTCTCTTGAATGCCTGCGCATATTAAAAACGCAAAAAACCCGCAACAGGATACCGGCAAAACTGCCCAAAGGCACGGTAGTAGCGCACAAGACAGGCCTTGAAAACGGCGTCTGCCATGACGCCGGTATAGTATTTACGGAAAAAGGCAATTTTCTCATATGTGTCCTTACCGGACACAAAAACAGAGATTCTTATAAATCACGAAAATTCATAGCGGCCCTGGCAGAGATGGTATACAAATATTATATGCCATAA
- a CDS encoding RNA methyltransferase, translating to MARNKTFLYGKNSVYERLRVNPKSIKGVYVQDNFNGPHIIQLLKANGIPYRVVREKELSRIKHADRLQGIVAEVPGFEYTPLEAIVNPDNPVRPCILFLDDINDPHNLGSILRITACLGGFAVVIPAHSSCQVNDTVIHVASGGENFTPVAVVSNLFNAITKAKSAGYWMAAAVVEGGHDITNFTFPVPFALVLGSEGKGIKQAILKHIDLLITLNMKGEPLSLNVAMASAIFCHEISKQAAGSK from the coding sequence ATGGCCCGCAATAAAACATTTCTATACGGTAAAAATTCAGTTTATGAACGTTTGAGGGTCAATCCCAAATCCATTAAAGGCGTGTATGTGCAGGACAATTTTAATGGCCCTCATATAATCCAGCTTTTGAAGGCAAACGGGATACCTTACAGGGTAGTCCGTGAAAAAGAGCTTTCAAGGATAAAACACGCGGACAGACTGCAGGGAATTGTCGCCGAAGTGCCGGGTTTTGAATACACCCCCCTTGAGGCTATCGTAAACCCGGATAATCCCGTCAGGCCGTGTATATTATTCTTAGACGATATAAATGATCCCCATAACCTTGGCTCTATTTTAAGGATTACCGCCTGCCTTGGCGGTTTTGCCGTTGTCATTCCAGCTCATTCAAGCTGTCAGGTAAACGACACGGTTATACATGTCGCCTCGGGAGGAGAAAATTTCACGCCTGTGGCTGTCGTAAGCAATCTGTTCAATGCTATCACGAAAGCTAAATCAGCCGGTTATTGGATGGCGGCGGCGGTTGTAGAGGGCGGCCACGACATCACGAATTTCACGTTTCCCGTTCCGTTCGCGCTTGTGCTCGGTTCCGAAGGCAAAGGAATAAAACAGGCCATATTAAAACACATTGACCTGCTCATCACGCTAAACATGAAGGGCGAACCCCTTTCGCTTAATGTGGCCATGGCAAGCGCCATATTCTGCCACGAGATCTCTAAACAGGCGGCAGGCTCAAAATGA
- a CDS encoding U32 family peptidase, with product MRKKIQSIKPKRVELSAPAGNWCCLRTAVTAGADSVYFGVKGLNMRQGADNFDILELNKVMDFLRSKDKKGYLALNTIIFDREMEKAEKILIQAKKCGVHAVICWDMSLIPIANNIGLDIHLSTQAGIANKNALRYYALAGAKRVVLARECGLDSIRESADFMEKEKIPCQIEVFIHGAMCVSVSGRCFLSDEAFKKSANRGQCLQPCRRMFFIQDIDNESSYRIGPDYLLSPKDLCVMPFFEKMMESGADVFKIEGRNRSPEYVKETTLCYREAMEAYYGHRLDDGLKETLLKRLNSTYNRGLDAGFYLGKPRGLNNGPRKSSEKIYAGRVMRFFPKISVADVLIEKGPLIIGDRILISGKHTPAEYCLIEEMQSEKKPLHTALTGLRVGIKVPFKAHKNDKVFSIKSL from the coding sequence ATGAGAAAAAAAATCCAGTCAATAAAACCAAAAAGGGTGGAACTTTCAGCGCCCGCGGGCAACTGGTGCTGTCTTAGAACAGCCGTCACAGCCGGAGCTGACAGTGTTTATTTTGGGGTTAAAGGACTGAATATGAGGCAGGGGGCTGATAATTTTGATATACTTGAACTCAATAAGGTGATGGATTTTTTGCGTTCCAAAGATAAAAAAGGCTATCTTGCCCTTAATACAATAATTTTTGACCGTGAGATGGAGAAAGCCGAAAAGATCCTCATCCAGGCGAAAAAATGCGGTGTCCATGCCGTTATATGCTGGGACATGTCGCTTATTCCGATAGCAAATAACATAGGCCTTGACATACATCTGTCTACGCAGGCAGGCATTGCCAATAAAAACGCCCTGCGATACTATGCCCTGGCGGGCGCTAAACGAGTTGTCCTCGCAAGAGAGTGCGGCCTTGACAGCATAAGGGAGAGCGCTGATTTTATGGAAAAAGAGAAAATACCATGCCAAATAGAGGTATTCATACACGGCGCCATGTGTGTAAGCGTATCGGGCAGGTGTTTTTTGTCGGATGAAGCGTTCAAAAAATCGGCCAACAGAGGCCAATGCCTACAACCCTGCAGGCGCATGTTCTTTATCCAGGACATTGACAATGAAAGCAGTTACAGGATAGGCCCTGATTATCTGCTAAGCCCCAAGGACCTGTGCGTTATGCCTTTTTTTGAAAAAATGATGGAATCAGGAGCGGATGTATTCAAGATAGAAGGCAGAAACCGTTCTCCGGAATACGTCAAGGAGACAACTCTTTGCTATCGCGAGGCAATGGAGGCATATTATGGGCACCGGCTGGATGACGGATTGAAAGAAACACTTCTTAAACGCCTTAACTCAACATATAACAGAGGCCTGGACGCGGGGTTTTATCTTGGCAAACCCCGGGGATTGAACAATGGCCCGCGTAAAAGCAGTGAAAAGATATACGCCGGCAGGGTAATGCGTTTTTTTCCAAAGATAAGCGTAGCTGATGTCTTGATAGAAAAAGGCCCCCTTATAATCGGAGACAGGATACTGATATCGGGCAAACATACGCCCGCCGAATATTGCCTGATAGAAGAGATGCAGTCGGAAAAAAAGCCCCTGCATACAGCGTTAACAGGCCTGCGTGTGGGCATAAAGGTCCCCTTCAAAGCGCATAAAAATGATAAAGTATTTTCCATCAAAAGCCTTTAA
- a CDS encoding nitroreductase family protein, translating into MNAYEAILNRRSIRSFGNKPVGIKNLRRMVNAARLAPSAGNMQILEFIIVTSASLREKIFKHLQWAGYLSPRLNPGQKDKPKAYIIILVNLSKLALPGAKNLAPDLRDIGAAAENIMLTAQADNIASCWLGAIDKEKLRRLFKLPGGINLDSVIALGQANMPSKPVRFNGCVKYFLDNNNVLNVPKRSLNSITHLNGFKAKT; encoded by the coding sequence ATGAACGCCTACGAGGCTATATTAAACAGAAGGTCAATACGCAGTTTTGGCAATAAGCCGGTCGGCATAAAAAACCTGCGGCGCATGGTAAATGCCGCGAGACTGGCGCCAAGCGCGGGTAATATGCAAATACTGGAATTTATCATTGTCACATCGGCATCCTTGCGCGAAAAAATATTCAAACACCTGCAATGGGCAGGATATCTTAGCCCAAGGCTAAACCCCGGTCAAAAAGACAAGCCTAAAGCATACATCATAATACTCGTTAATTTATCCAAATTAGCCTTACCCGGCGCCAAAAACCTTGCGCCTGACCTGCGTGATATAGGAGCCGCGGCGGAAAATATCATGCTGACAGCGCAGGCGGATAATATAGCCAGCTGTTGGCTGGGAGCTATTGATAAAGAAAAATTAAGGCGCCTGTTCAAACTGCCCGGAGGCATAAACCTTGATTCTGTTATAGCCCTGGGCCAGGCCAATATGCCTTCAAAGCCGGTAAGATTCAACGGCTGTGTTAAATATTTTCTTGATAATAATAATGTCTTAAATGTCCCCAAAAGAAGCCTTAACAGCATAACACATTTAAATGGCTTTAAAGCGAAAACCTGA
- a CDS encoding bifunctional 4-hydroxy-2-oxoglutarate aldolase/2-dehydro-3-deoxy-phosphogluconate aldolase, which produces MDIAVFKKYPLLGILRGIHYSAVEPVIEASAAAGLRAIEITMNTADAPLLIKHARDKARGRLFVGAGTVLDTGALNEAVKAGAEFIVSPCLINEVCDYCAKNSIPHFPGALTPAEVYGAYKSGCAMVKVFPARTVGAAYFNDLKGPFNHIELLACGGINKDNIKQYFASGASAAAFGESIFKKDLIAAGDFKKIFLMIEELFRAIKD; this is translated from the coding sequence ATGGATATCGCGGTTTTTAAAAAATACCCTCTTTTGGGCATACTTCGGGGCATACATTACAGCGCGGTTGAACCGGTAATTGAGGCATCGGCCGCGGCGGGATTGCGGGCCATTGAAATTACAATGAACACGGCCGACGCGCCTCTTTTGATAAAGCACGCCCGCGATAAAGCCCGCGGCAGGTTATTTGTCGGAGCAGGAACGGTCCTGGATACGGGCGCGTTAAACGAGGCGGTGAAGGCGGGGGCAGAGTTCATAGTATCGCCATGCCTTATAAATGAGGTTTGCGATTATTGCGCCAAAAATTCAATACCTCATTTCCCGGGAGCGCTGACTCCCGCGGAGGTTTATGGCGCCTACAAGTCGGGATGCGCCATGGTAAAGGTCTTTCCCGCGAGAACCGTGGGCGCGGCATATTTTAATGACCTCAAAGGCCCTTTTAACCATATTGAACTGCTCGCCTGCGGCGGCATTAATAAAGATAATATAAAGCAGTATTTCGCCAGCGGGGCCTCCGCGGCTGCCTTCGGAGAAAGCATCTTCAAAAAAGACCTGATTGCCGCGGGTGATTTTAAAAAAATATTCTTGATGATAGAAGAACTATTCCGCGCGATAAAAGATTAG
- a CDS encoding aldolase catalytic domain-containing protein, with protein sequence MFRDKIKVLDCTIRDGGLINNHNFSIDFVKKIYHALSAAGIDYVELGYKNSRRLFPGNEYGLWKFCEDEIIEQVIGLAGKGSKISVMVDVGRVDLDDVKPKDKSPVDMIRVACYVKDIDKAIFMVNHFAQKGYETTFNIMAISRDQGAALDEALDQIEAESSADAVYIVDSFGALYQESTEDLVKKFKARLKTKEIGFHGHNNQQLAFANTIEAIIHDANFMDATIYGIGRAAGNCPLELLVGFLKNPKFDIRPVLDIISEEFIALKNTIEWGYIIPYAIAGMFNEHPKAAMAFRKTPEKDNYRKFYEAVRDTAAD encoded by the coding sequence ATGTTCAGAGACAAGATAAAGGTGCTTGACTGCACTATCCGCGACGGCGGGCTCATCAATAACCACAATTTCAGCATAGATTTCGTAAAAAAAATCTACCACGCCCTTTCCGCGGCGGGCATTGATTACGTTGAACTTGGATACAAAAACTCAAGGAGGCTGTTTCCCGGTAATGAATACGGGTTATGGAAGTTCTGCGAGGATGAAATAATAGAACAGGTCATAGGCCTCGCGGGCAAAGGCTCAAAGATATCTGTCATGGTTGACGTCGGCAGGGTGGACCTTGATGATGTCAAGCCAAAAGACAAGAGCCCCGTTGACATGATACGCGTTGCCTGTTATGTAAAAGACATTGATAAGGCCATATTCATGGTCAACCATTTCGCCCAGAAAGGGTATGAAACCACTTTTAACATAATGGCCATATCCAGGGACCAGGGGGCGGCCCTGGATGAGGCGCTGGACCAGATTGAAGCTGAATCAAGCGCCGACGCGGTTTATATCGTTGACAGCTTCGGCGCGCTTTACCAGGAATCCACCGAAGACCTTGTAAAAAAATTTAAGGCACGGCTGAAAACCAAAGAAATCGGATTCCACGGGCATAACAACCAACAGCTTGCCTTTGCCAATACCATAGAGGCCATTATACATGATGCCAATTTCATGGATGCTACAATATACGGCATCGGAAGGGCCGCCGGCAACTGTCCGCTTGAATTGCTTGTGGGATTTCTGAAAAATCCCAAGTTTGACATCAGGCCGGTGCTTGACATAATATCCGAAGAATTCATCGCTCTCAAAAACACAATAGAGTGGGGCTATATTATCCCATATGCCATCGCCGGCATGTTTAACGAACACCCCAAGGCGGCTATGGCATTCAGGAAAACGCCCGAAAAAGACAATTACAGAAAATTTTACGAAGCGGTAAGAGACACGGCCGCTGATTAA
- a CDS encoding cold-shock protein encodes MAKGKVKWFNNQKGYGFITPEDGKDVFVHYSALQGEGYKSLEEGQDVEFEIEQGPKGEQAKNVVKI; translated from the coding sequence ATGGCAAAAGGCAAAGTTAAATGGTTTAATAACCAAAAAGGCTATGGTTTCATTACTCCTGAAGACGGTAAGGACGTATTCGTTCATTACAGCGCTCTTCAGGGTGAGGGATACAAGTCGCTTGAAGAAGGCCAGGATGTTGAGTTTGAAATAGAACAAGGCCCAAAAGGCGAACAAGCCAAGAATGTGGTAAAGATATAA